Proteins encoded together in one Maricaulis maris window:
- a CDS encoding protein-L-isoaspartate(D-aspartate) O-methyltransferase: MQLPDPRMIQLVMSLRGGGVTDAKVMGALERTPRHLFLPQRFGDQAYDDRALPIDCGQTISQPLIVALMTQALKLDDRCKVLEIGTGSGYQAAVLARLARRVYSVERYRTLAREAEARFHDLRLTNIVTRIGDGTLGWPEQAPFDRIILTASAPSRPDAILDQLKDGGIAVAPVDRDTRQVLVRYVREGDTITETDIMDVRFVPLVKGEARAL; the protein is encoded by the coding sequence ATGCAATTGCCCGATCCCCGCATGATCCAGCTGGTGATGAGCCTGCGTGGCGGTGGCGTCACGGATGCCAAGGTGATGGGGGCGCTGGAGCGTACCCCGCGCCACCTCTTTTTGCCGCAGCGCTTCGGTGACCAGGCTTATGATGATCGCGCCTTGCCGATTGACTGCGGGCAGACCATTTCCCAGCCGCTGATCGTTGCCCTGATGACCCAGGCGCTGAAGCTCGACGATCGCTGCAAGGTGCTCGAGATCGGGACCGGCTCGGGCTATCAGGCCGCCGTGCTCGCGCGCCTGGCGCGCCGGGTCTACTCGGTTGAACGTTATCGGACCCTGGCACGCGAAGCCGAAGCCCGTTTCCATGATCTGCGCCTGACCAATATTGTCACGCGGATTGGCGATGGCACGCTGGGCTGGCCCGAGCAGGCCCCGTTTGACCGCATCATCCTGACGGCCTCGGCGCCAAGTCGGCCGGATGCCATTCTCGACCAACTCAAGGATGGCGGTATCGCCGTTGCGCCGGTTGATCGCGATACCCGCCAGGTCCTGGTCCGCTATGTCCGTGAGGGCGACACCATCACCGAGACCGACATCATGGATGTTCGCTTTGTCCCGCTGGTGAAGGGCGAGGCGCGGGCCCTTTAG
- the secD gene encoding protein translocase subunit SecD — MLHFGRWKLLSILIITLLGVMYTIPNFVPETDRFTINEADGTATPKGIWRYIPSGTINLGLDLQGGSHIVFEVDMDEVRDAQLEALASDIRTTLRESPPVLARSVAVIGDEVVVLMVRPEERETALERIRGLNSPVTTGVGQVGLANMYEIDADPSDLSAIRIAVTPQQTEAIRNRTLEQSITVIRRRLDGLGTTDPTIARSGDRRVLVQVPGADNPQEIIDLVGTQAAMSFHMVDENVDPGPSGQARTPPGVTVYAMADTGGTQWVAVETRQRLTGENLNSAYVTSHPNYIGPVVGFRLDTQGALIFGELTRTNRGRRFAIVLDDEVITAPTINEPILSGSGVIGGGYTYESANQLVILLNAGALPASLTPVEQRVVTASLGRDQIESGELAVVIGFSLVIIFMVAMYGIFGLFSTAALLVNVVLILGGLSGLGMTLTLPGIAGIILTIGMAVDANVLIYERIREEVRNNRTPVQAIQAGYERALAAILDANITTFIAAAVLYMLGAGPVRGFAVTLGIGIVTSVFTAFVISRLLAVLWLRAFKPKKLPI, encoded by the coding sequence ATGTTGCACTTCGGGCGTTGGAAACTGCTTTCCATCCTAATCATCACGCTGCTCGGCGTGATGTACACCATCCCCAACTTCGTGCCGGAAACCGACCGGTTCACGATCAACGAGGCGGATGGCACCGCAACGCCCAAAGGCATCTGGCGCTATATTCCATCGGGGACGATCAATCTTGGTCTCGACCTGCAGGGCGGTTCGCACATCGTCTTCGAGGTCGACATGGACGAGGTCCGTGACGCACAGCTCGAAGCGCTGGCCTCGGACATCCGGACGACGCTGCGCGAGTCACCGCCCGTGTTGGCGCGCTCTGTCGCCGTGATCGGTGACGAAGTCGTGGTGCTGATGGTGCGCCCGGAGGAACGCGAGACGGCGCTGGAGCGTATCCGGGGCCTGAACTCTCCAGTGACGACGGGCGTCGGTCAGGTCGGCCTCGCGAACATGTACGAGATCGACGCTGATCCGTCCGATCTCTCCGCGATCCGTATCGCGGTGACGCCGCAGCAGACCGAGGCGATCCGCAATCGTACGCTGGAGCAATCGATCACCGTGATCCGTCGCCGTCTCGACGGTCTCGGCACCACCGATCCGACCATCGCGCGCTCGGGTGACCGCCGCGTGCTGGTCCAGGTGCCGGGTGCGGACAACCCGCAGGAAATCATCGACCTCGTCGGCACCCAGGCCGCGATGAGCTTTCACATGGTCGACGAGAATGTCGATCCGGGTCCCAGCGGGCAGGCGCGCACCCCTCCCGGCGTGACCGTCTATGCCATGGCCGATACCGGCGGCACCCAGTGGGTCGCGGTCGAGACCCGTCAGCGCCTGACCGGTGAAAATCTCAACAGCGCCTATGTGACCTCGCACCCGAACTATATCGGCCCGGTCGTCGGCTTCCGTCTCGACACCCAGGGTGCGCTGATTTTTGGTGAGCTGACCCGGACCAATCGCGGTCGCCGCTTTGCCATCGTGCTGGACGACGAGGTGATCACGGCGCCGACCATCAACGAGCCGATCCTCTCCGGATCGGGCGTGATCGGCGGGGGCTATACCTACGAATCGGCCAACCAGCTGGTCATTCTGCTCAATGCCGGTGCGCTTCCGGCCTCGCTGACCCCGGTCGAACAGCGCGTCGTCACGGCCTCGCTGGGTCGTGACCAGATCGAGAGCGGCGAGCTGGCCGTGGTCATCGGCTTCTCCCTCGTGATCATCTTCATGGTCGCCATGTACGGCATCTTCGGCCTGTTCTCGACCGCCGCCCTGCTGGTCAATGTCGTGCTCATCCTGGGCGGCCTGTCCGGATTGGGCATGACGCTGACGCTGCCGGGCATCGCCGGCATCATCCTGACGATCGGTATGGCAGTTGACGCCAACGTCCTGATCTATGAGCGGATCCGAGAGGAAGTCCGCAACAACCGGACCCCGGTGCAGGCGATCCAGGCTGGCTATGAGCGAGCGCTGGCGGCGATCCTCGATGCCAACATCACGACCTTCATCGCCGCCGCCGTGCTGTACATGCTGGGCGCCGGACCGGTCCGCGGCTTCGCGGTCACGCTGGGTATTGGCATTGTCACGTCGGTCTTCACCGCCTTCGTCATCTCCCGCCTGCTGGCGGTTCTCTGGCTGCGGGCCTTCAAGCCCAAAAAGCTGCCGATTTAA
- a CDS encoding urate hydroxylase PuuD — translation MAAILSNLRTTVIVSFVLAAIYLGAYVMSGAIAIDGAFWQGFARWTHVVSGIMWIGLLWYFNFVQIPNMPKIPDEQKPAIGKVIAPAALFWFRWGAAFTVVTGLAVAGMRGYTSEVLSLGLLADTYTPQYSFIGIGMWLAIIMAANVWFVIWPNQKIALGMVEADAEAKPKAARTAMLFSRTNTLLSFPMLIAMAMAQTVFG, via the coding sequence ATGGCTGCAATTCTCAGCAATCTACGCACGACGGTAATCGTCTCCTTCGTGCTCGCGGCGATCTATCTGGGCGCCTATGTGATGTCCGGCGCGATCGCGATCGATGGGGCGTTCTGGCAGGGCTTTGCCCGCTGGACGCATGTGGTCTCGGGCATCATGTGGATCGGTCTGCTCTGGTATTTCAACTTCGTGCAGATTCCGAACATGCCGAAGATCCCGGACGAGCAGAAGCCGGCGATCGGCAAGGTGATCGCGCCGGCAGCCCTGTTCTGGTTTCGCTGGGGCGCAGCCTTTACCGTGGTCACCGGTCTCGCGGTGGCCGGCATGCGCGGCTACACGTCCGAAGTGCTGAGCCTCGGCCTTCTGGCTGATACCTACACGCCGCAATACTCCTTCATCGGGATCGGCATGTGGCTGGCCATCATCATGGCGGCCAATGTCTGGTTCGTGATCTGGCCCAACCAGAAGATCGCCCTGGGCATGGTCGAGGCCGATGCCGAGGCCAAGCCGAAGGCGGCGCGCACGGCGATGCTGTTCTCACGCACCAACACGCTGCTGTCCTTCCCGATGCTGATTGCGATGGCCATGGCGCAGACCGTGTTTGGCTAG
- a CDS encoding tandem-95 repeat protein, which produces MAKKNAKSGNNGNNGNSGNNGKAVGQDQAGREIDGSNRSDILIGSRRDDVINGRGGSDLIIGGNGNDQISGGGGSDLLLGGNGDDVINGGRGSDTLIGGRGDDILNGGAGNDLLIGGAGNDVFNGGAGNDTIIGGAGENTVILSGSVRDYSVEMGRRSVTVSGEDGTDTLSGIEVLSFDDATVYLDGRNNGPLLDSDVSVGIEENGAATINALVHAFDFDGDTLTLVSVDAGEFAGMMSFDPTTGEITLDPGAAYDNLAEGEVVTFTLSYTVSDGTDTSTGEMTVQITGSNDAPIVTPIDAGLVSEDGGLLSVDLMATASDVDSGDTIGIEEIQSVTSSNPDRSIVWGLDPNNYDAVQLDLNQFTDLQEGETETVTISYVVGDNRGGLTTNTATFTVVGTNDLPTYVDFTTSVSEDSPLWVNLLASVEDVDSDTVVATDVVAFSSNPDRPITANVDLAAGTVIFPSGQFEDLAEGQTETLTITFNLDDGDGGIVARELQFTVIGQNDAPYIEPWNSSLEATLDENDAPILTTSGAIAFEDLDANDWQQGGFTGLTLSGNAGDLNPNNLYGLLRLDDFAQDGSLGWVFTADSGLFDYLQEGESVTLTYDVEITDGRASDTTQVSITIEGTNDLPNFVDFTISLGESEPLWVNLLASVEDVDSDTVVVTDVVAFTDNPDRVVTANVNLEEGTVTFPYGQYEDLAEGETEILTIQFNLDDGDGGIVARELQFTVIGQNDAPYFEPWNSDLEADAEAAGDGVLSASGVIGISDPDASDTHTGSTLGVALSGDVGDLTEADVIGLLSFAASGDGPSVAWSFDAESALFSQLTGSLTLTYEVEISDGHDSVTAPVTITITPQNAAPDAPDFDVSMSEDSFFVYVDLLEGASDADGDNLSVVNVVMETSNPNRSFVYNLDESSGQFTIYPGNFQDLSAGETETITLSYDVEDGQGGVTPRTVTITVDGANDAVTIYDNANLMFGENDAAVLSESGTWSYSDVDANDTYTATVGPIDVRGNGAGLAGVDLASLLTLDAVDGVLSWSFDADASVFDYLDDGDLVMVNFIIELSDGASTSTTQISLMVTGADDLPSVSATLEATTSEDDAPLSLDLLTHALDPEGDSMAVTGVTATTASGAAVAFTVDALTGELVIDPAQFGGLAAGETETITVNYGVANADTVITGGSDSIPTIGNAGRWFVVNFDTGQIVEEARSSGNSAAPYAEPANGVVFHFNGNNADYGISASVYVDGVATVIPPAEFDIEGYFGSLTNTGQWISFANSISNATISWTGTVETPDGPHEVSVSFDGLNFVDNQVGNSTLDSWSVEVSGPTADAIAVIEVEGRDEGASMMAKVFSKTEAIDPVKTPVADDVADTDADDGFLQLSHDDGLAVMTAGDVAEFSFDRVFDLTNFRGAAQFASLTETGDAGMELASVRSTPGQAEAFDLPGLDAFGLPQDDAALALPVPDMPEGW; this is translated from the coding sequence ATGGCGAAGAAGAACGCGAAATCCGGCAATAACGGCAATAACGGCAATTCCGGCAATAACGGAAAGGCGGTCGGCCAGGATCAGGCCGGACGCGAGATTGACGGGTCGAACCGCAGCGACATTCTGATTGGTTCGCGCCGCGATGATGTGATCAATGGCCGGGGCGGCAGTGACCTGATCATTGGCGGAAACGGCAATGACCAGATTTCCGGGGGTGGAGGCAGCGACCTTCTACTCGGCGGCAATGGCGATGATGTGATCAATGGCGGTCGGGGCAGCGACACGCTGATTGGCGGCCGTGGCGATGACATCCTCAATGGCGGCGCCGGCAATGACCTCCTGATCGGCGGTGCCGGAAATGACGTTTTCAATGGTGGTGCGGGCAATGACACCATCATCGGCGGCGCGGGCGAGAACACCGTTATCCTGTCAGGCAGTGTGCGCGACTACTCGGTGGAGATGGGCCGACGTTCGGTCACGGTGAGCGGCGAAGACGGTACCGACACACTCAGCGGGATCGAAGTGCTCAGCTTCGACGATGCAACTGTCTATCTCGATGGCCGCAACAACGGACCGCTCCTGGATTCCGACGTCAGCGTCGGCATTGAGGAAAACGGCGCCGCGACTATCAATGCCCTCGTGCATGCGTTTGATTTCGACGGAGATACGCTGACGCTTGTCAGCGTCGATGCCGGCGAATTTGCGGGCATGATGAGCTTCGATCCGACCACCGGCGAGATCACCCTCGATCCTGGTGCGGCCTACGACAACCTCGCGGAAGGCGAGGTCGTGACCTTCACGCTCTCCTACACCGTGAGCGACGGGACCGACACCAGCACTGGCGAGATGACGGTCCAGATCACCGGCAGCAATGATGCGCCGATCGTGACACCGATCGATGCCGGTCTGGTGAGTGAGGATGGCGGTCTTCTGTCGGTTGATCTGATGGCGACGGCGAGCGATGTGGACAGTGGCGACACGATCGGGATCGAGGAGATCCAGTCGGTGACCTCGTCCAATCCGGACCGGTCGATCGTCTGGGGTCTGGACCCGAACAATTATGACGCCGTCCAGCTCGACCTGAACCAGTTCACCGATCTGCAGGAGGGTGAGACCGAGACGGTCACCATCTCCTATGTCGTGGGCGATAATCGGGGCGGTCTGACCACCAATACCGCGACCTTCACGGTGGTCGGTACGAACGACCTGCCGACTTATGTCGACTTCACCACCTCGGTGAGTGAGGACAGCCCGCTCTGGGTCAATCTTCTGGCCTCTGTCGAGGATGTGGACAGTGACACCGTGGTGGCGACGGACGTCGTGGCCTTCTCCAGCAATCCCGACCGGCCGATCACGGCCAATGTCGATCTGGCGGCGGGCACGGTGATCTTCCCGTCGGGTCAGTTCGAAGACCTGGCGGAAGGCCAGACCGAGACGCTGACCATCACCTTCAATCTTGACGATGGCGATGGCGGTATCGTGGCGCGTGAGCTCCAGTTCACCGTCATCGGTCAGAATGACGCGCCGTACATCGAGCCGTGGAATTCCAGCCTTGAAGCGACGCTCGACGAGAATGATGCGCCGATCCTGACGACTTCGGGAGCCATCGCCTTTGAAGATCTTGATGCCAATGACTGGCAGCAGGGTGGCTTCACCGGACTGACGCTGAGCGGCAATGCCGGCGATCTCAACCCGAACAATCTTTATGGCCTTCTGCGCCTGGACGATTTTGCCCAGGACGGGTCCCTGGGCTGGGTCTTCACCGCGGACAGCGGTCTGTTCGATTATCTCCAGGAGGGCGAAAGCGTCACCCTGACCTATGATGTCGAGATCACGGACGGTCGCGCCAGCGACACCACCCAGGTCTCGATCACCATCGAGGGCACGAATGACCTGCCGAACTTCGTCGATTTCACCATTTCACTGGGTGAGAGCGAGCCGCTCTGGGTCAATCTTCTGGCCTCTGTCGAGGATGTGGACAGTGACACTGTCGTCGTCACCGATGTGGTCGCTTTCACGGACAATCCCGACCGGGTCGTGACGGCCAATGTCAATCTGGAAGAGGGCACCGTCACCTTCCCTTATGGCCAATATGAGGACCTTGCCGAGGGCGAGACCGAAATCCTGACCATTCAGTTCAATCTTGATGACGGCGATGGCGGTATCGTGGCGCGTGAGCTCCAGTTCACCGTCATCGGTCAGAATGACGCGCCGTATTTCGAGCCGTGGAATTCGGACCTCGAAGCCGATGCGGAAGCAGCGGGCGACGGTGTACTGTCCGCCAGCGGTGTGATCGGCATCTCCGATCCCGATGCCAGCGACACCCATACCGGCTCAACGCTGGGCGTGGCCCTGTCGGGCGATGTCGGTGACCTGACGGAGGCCGATGTCATCGGGCTGCTCAGCTTTGCCGCCAGCGGCGACGGACCGTCTGTTGCCTGGTCCTTTGATGCCGAGTCCGCCCTGTTCAGCCAGCTCACCGGCAGCCTGACCCTGACCTATGAGGTCGAGATCAGCGACGGTCATGACAGTGTGACGGCGCCGGTCACCATCACGATCACGCCGCAGAATGCTGCCCCGGATGCGCCTGACTTCGACGTGTCGATGAGCGAGGACAGTTTCTTCGTTTATGTCGACCTGCTGGAAGGCGCCAGTGACGCCGATGGTGACAACCTGTCGGTGGTCAACGTCGTCATGGAAACGTCCAATCCGAACCGGTCCTTCGTCTACAATCTCGATGAAAGCAGTGGTCAGTTCACGATCTATCCGGGCAATTTCCAGGACCTTTCGGCCGGTGAGACGGAAACCATCACCCTGAGCTATGATGTCGAGGACGGGCAGGGCGGCGTCACCCCGCGCACCGTGACCATCACGGTCGATGGCGCCAACGACGCGGTTACGATCTATGACAACGCCAATCTGATGTTCGGCGAGAATGACGCGGCCGTGCTGAGTGAGAGCGGCACGTGGTCCTACAGCGATGTCGATGCCAATGACACGTATACGGCCACGGTCGGACCGATCGATGTGCGCGGGAACGGGGCCGGCCTCGCCGGTGTTGATCTTGCGAGCCTGCTGACGCTCGACGCTGTCGACGGGGTTCTGTCCTGGTCCTTCGATGCGGACGCTTCGGTGTTCGACTATCTGGATGACGGCGACTTGGTCATGGTCAATTTCATCATCGAGCTGTCCGACGGGGCGTCGACCTCGACCACGCAGATCAGCCTGATGGTCACCGGGGCGGATGATCTGCCCAGTGTCAGCGCCACGCTTGAGGCCACGACGAGCGAGGATGATGCCCCGCTCAGCCTTGATCTCCTCACCCATGCGCTGGACCCGGAAGGGGATTCCATGGCGGTCACCGGCGTGACGGCGACCACCGCGTCCGGCGCGGCCGTGGCTTTCACGGTGGATGCCCTGACCGGTGAGCTGGTAATCGATCCGGCGCAATTCGGCGGCCTCGCCGCAGGTGAGACCGAAACCATCACGGTCAATTACGGCGTGGCCAATGCCGATACCGTGATCACCGGCGGATCGGACAGCATTCCGACAATCGGTAATGCCGGCCGCTGGTTCGTGGTCAATTTCGATACCGGCCAGATAGTCGAGGAGGCACGCAGTTCCGGAAACTCGGCGGCACCCTATGCCGAACCGGCCAATGGTGTCGTCTTCCACTTCAACGGGAATAATGCCGATTACGGGATCTCGGCTTCCGTTTATGTGGATGGTGTGGCGACGGTCATTCCGCCGGCGGAGTTCGATATCGAAGGCTATTTCGGCAGCCTGACCAATACGGGGCAGTGGATCAGCTTCGCCAACTCGATCAGCAATGCCACGATCAGCTGGACCGGCACGGTCGAGACGCCTGACGGGCCGCACGAGGTCAGCGTCAGCTTTGACGGGCTGAACTTTGTCGACAACCAGGTCGGCAATTCGACGCTCGACAGCTGGTCGGTGGAGGTCTCCGGGCCGACCGCCGACGCCATCGCGGTGATCGAGGTTGAAGGCCGCGACGAAGGCGCCTCAATGATGGCCAAGGTCTTCTCGAAGACCGAGGCCATTGATCCGGTCAAAACGCCGGTGGCCGACGATGTGGCGGACACGGATGCCGATGACGGTTTCCTGCAGCTCTCCCATGATGACGGCCTCGCCGTGATGACGGCGGGTGATGTGGCGGAGTTCAGCTTTGACCGCGTCTTCGACCTCACCAATTTCCGCGGCGCGGCGCAGTTTGCCTCGCTCACGGAAACCGGCGACGCCGGAATGGAACTCGCGAGCGTGCGCTCGACGCCTGGTCAGGCAGAAGCCTTCGACTTGCCCGGTCTGGATGCTTTCGGCCTGCCCCAGGACGACGCTGCCCTGGCACTGCCTGTGCCCGACATGCCGGAAGGTTGGTAG
- the yajC gene encoding preprotein translocase subunit YajC — protein MEQFLQSPIPMLVLMGLVFYFLLIRPQQKRMKEHKELIGGLKRGDEVITQGGMIGKIAKVTDEEVTLDIGEGVKVRIVRATIADVKGRTAPKPANDAKKDDKKDSKEIG, from the coding sequence ATGGAACAGTTTCTTCAGTCCCCGATTCCCATGCTCGTTCTCATGGGCCTGGTCTTCTACTTCCTGCTCATTCGTCCGCAGCAAAAGCGCATGAAGGAACACAAGGAACTGATCGGCGGCCTCAAGCGCGGCGATGAAGTCATTACCCAGGGCGGCATGATCGGCAAGATCGCCAAGGTCACCGACGAGGAAGTCACCCTCGACATCGGTGAGGGCGTGAAGGTCCGTATCGTTCGCGCCACGATTGCTGACGTGAAGGGCCGCACGGCTCCCAAGCCGGCCAATGACGCCAAGAAAGACGACAAGAAGGACAGCAAGGAAATCGGCTGA
- the secF gene encoding protein translocase subunit SecF, which yields MSLALVKFLPTGSKVPFIRIRFIALAISAFFIVFSMIEFATVGINFGIDFRGGIQTEVEAPNTTSIEELRTAANALDLGEARVQGAGAADDSHTTYLISLPLQAGEGLEGEAAQNAARISLEEALQTSFPDIELRGTTVIGGAVSGELIITGFTAIGVALFLMLVYIWFRFEWQYSVGAIVALTHDVIATVGMFSLTQMTFDLATVAAILTIVGYSMNDTVVVYDRIRENLRKYKRMPLAEVLNLSINDTLSRTILTSVTTLVALISLYLIGGTALKGFAFAMIWGVLIGTFSSIFVAAPILLFTNVQRESNES from the coding sequence ATGTCCCTTGCACTCGTCAAATTCCTGCCGACCGGCTCGAAGGTTCCCTTCATCCGGATCCGTTTCATCGCCCTGGCGATCTCCGCCTTCTTCATCGTCTTTTCGATGATCGAGTTCGCGACCGTCGGGATCAATTTCGGCATCGACTTCCGCGGTGGTATCCAGACCGAAGTCGAAGCCCCGAACACAACCTCGATCGAGGAATTGCGGACGGCCGCCAATGCGCTCGATCTCGGCGAGGCGCGCGTCCAGGGTGCCGGTGCCGCCGACGACAGTCATACGACCTATCTCATCTCCCTGCCGCTGCAGGCCGGCGAGGGGCTTGAGGGTGAGGCGGCCCAGAATGCGGCCCGCATTTCACTTGAGGAGGCGCTCCAGACGAGTTTCCCGGATATCGAATTGCGTGGCACGACCGTGATCGGCGGCGCGGTGTCCGGTGAGCTGATCATCACCGGCTTCACCGCCATCGGTGTCGCGCTCTTCCTGATGCTGGTCTACATCTGGTTCCGCTTCGAGTGGCAATACTCGGTCGGCGCCATTGTCGCCCTGACGCACGATGTCATCGCCACCGTCGGCATGTTCTCGCTGACCCAGATGACGTTCGACCTGGCGACCGTTGCCGCGATCCTGACCATTGTCGGTTACTCGATGAACGACACCGTCGTGGTTTATGACCGGATCCGCGAGAACCTGCGCAAGTACAAGCGCATGCCGCTGGCCGAAGTGCTCAACCTGTCGATCAATGACACGCTGTCGCGCACCATCCTGACCTCGGTGACGACGCTGGTGGCGCTGATCTCGCTCTACCTCATCGGCGGCACCGCCCTGAAGGGCTTTGCCTTCGCGATGATCTGGGGCGTCCTGATCGGGACCTTCTCGTCGATCTTCGTCGCTGCGCCGATCCTGCTCTTCACCAATGTCCAGCGTGAAAGCAATGAGAGCTGA
- a CDS encoding M23 family metallopeptidase, whose translation MRRMSLICLVAVVSASLAACASNPREPARVDYRSFGNGGSSTSSSPSRTPRRAAVNCGSGYTVRTNDTLSEIAERCGVSMSDLASTNGLSAPYTLRVGQTISMPRPPVHVVQRGENLYRIGLRYGVPFQQLASHNGIGAPYEIEVGQQIRLPNGAQVASRQSGGSSRASTTPSANTDRYSPPPAEAGAPSFDWPIRGQVLSSFGRRPNGERNDGINIEAPSGAEVRAAAPGQVVYAGSELAGYGQLVLLRHSGGYVTAYAHNSRLLVREGDQVSRGQVIAQAGATGTVDRPQVHFEIRSGVNPVDPMSYLR comes from the coding sequence ATGCGTCGAATGTCCCTGATCTGCCTCGTTGCGGTGGTCAGCGCGAGCCTTGCGGCTTGCGCGTCCAACCCGCGTGAGCCGGCCCGGGTCGACTATCGCAGCTTTGGCAATGGCGGCTCTTCGACATCGTCATCCCCGTCACGGACACCGCGCCGCGCGGCGGTCAATTGTGGCTCCGGCTATACGGTGCGGACCAATGATACGCTGTCCGAGATTGCCGAACGCTGCGGCGTCAGCATGTCGGACCTGGCCAGTACAAACGGGCTTAGCGCGCCCTATACCCTGCGTGTGGGGCAGACCATCTCGATGCCGCGCCCGCCGGTCCATGTGGTCCAGCGTGGCGAAAACCTCTACCGAATCGGTCTGCGCTATGGCGTGCCCTTCCAGCAGCTCGCCAGTCATAACGGCATCGGCGCGCCCTATGAGATCGAGGTCGGTCAGCAAATCCGCCTGCCCAACGGGGCCCAGGTCGCCAGTCGCCAGTCCGGTGGCTCCTCACGGGCATCGACCACGCCGTCGGCCAATACCGATCGCTACAGCCCGCCGCCGGCCGAAGCCGGCGCGCCCAGCTTTGACTGGCCGATCCGCGGCCAGGTGCTGTCGAGCTTTGGTCGTCGTCCCAATGGCGAACGCAATGACGGTATCAACATCGAGGCACCGTCCGGCGCCGAGGTGCGGGCCGCAGCGCCTGGCCAGGTGGTCTATGCCGGCAGTGAGCTGGCCGGCTACGGGCAGCTTGTCCTGCTGCGTCACTCCGGCGGCTATGTGACCGCCTATGCCCATAATTCCCGTCTGCTGGTCCGTGAAGGTGACCAGGTCAGCCGGGGCCAGGTGATCGCCCAGGCCGGTGCGACCGGCACGGTCGACCGCCCCCAGGTGCATTTCGAGATCCGGTCGGGGGTGAACCCGGTCGACCCGATGTCCTATCTGCGCTGA
- the surE gene encoding 5'/3'-nucleotidase SurE, which produces MIPENPRILLTNDDGIRAHGLKVLEKIARQLSDDVWIVAPAEEQSGAGRSLSLHDPLRVRHFDERRMSVSGTPTDCVLMGVQDLIPGKQPDLVLSGVNRGQNIAEDVTFSGTVAGAMQGMQLGIPSVALSQAYGFGKDDPIQWETAEMYGAPILRRLFDLKWPEDVLININFPDRKPDEVEEVEVTRQGRRDQHILHAEHRTDPRGMDYYWLAFKGLLSNPPDGVDLRAIYDGKISVTPLHMDLTHGETLGNLKRMLGGVPPKS; this is translated from the coding sequence ATGATCCCTGAAAATCCCCGCATCCTCCTGACCAATGATGACGGCATCCGGGCCCACGGGCTGAAGGTGCTCGAGAAGATCGCGCGCCAGCTGTCCGACGATGTGTGGATCGTCGCACCGGCCGAGGAACAGTCCGGCGCCGGGCGTTCCCTGTCGCTGCACGACCCGCTGCGGGTCCGTCATTTCGACGAGCGCCGCATGTCGGTCTCCGGCACGCCGACCGACTGTGTGCTGATGGGCGTGCAGGACCTGATCCCGGGTAAACAGCCCGATCTCGTCCTGTCCGGCGTCAATCGCGGCCAGAACATCGCCGAGGACGTGACCTTCTCCGGTACGGTGGCCGGTGCCATGCAGGGCATGCAGCTTGGTATTCCCTCGGTCGCGCTGTCGCAGGCCTATGGCTTCGGGAAGGATGATCCGATCCAGTGGGAAACCGCCGAGATGTACGGGGCACCGATCCTGCGCCGCCTGTTCGACCTGAAATGGCCGGAAGACGTGTTGATCAACATCAACTTCCCGGACCGCAAGCCGGACGAGGTCGAAGAGGTTGAAGTCACCCGCCAGGGCCGCCGCGACCAGCACATCCTGCACGCCGAACACCGGACCGATCCGCGCGGCATGGATTATTACTGGCTGGCCTTCAAGGGTCTGTTGTCCAATCCGCCGGACGGCGTCGACCTGCGGGCCATCTATGATGGCAAGATCTCCGTGACGCCCTTGCACATGGACCTGACACACGGCGAGACGCTCGGTAACCTGAAACGCATGCTGGGTGGTGTTCCGCCCAAATCCTGA